The following are encoded in a window of Primulina eburnea isolate SZY01 chromosome 4, ASM2296580v1, whole genome shotgun sequence genomic DNA:
- the LOC140829892 gene encoding LOW QUALITY PROTEIN: protein FAR1-RELATED SEQUENCE 5-like (The sequence of the model RefSeq protein was modified relative to this genomic sequence to represent the inferred CDS: deleted 1 base in 1 codon) → MDQYSGDEQSYIPQVGDDQKPQIGMRFDSLEDAFSFYNQYARESGFSARMSNSKKSKKTNEIIWKKFVCFKEGHTDDIRWSKQTKNDQPRKERARGETRTGCLSEISVVKEQTGPGGLSVPSLKVIIIHYRLRQRCICYARIVVFLHQKMLSQQFAEANVPTCQQMRLFEIESGGPENVGFIERDMRNYEQSVRDEHKGIDAETLVDFFESEKAKNSLFFFVYETDSDNRFTRCFWTDHVSRRAYTAFGDVVVFDTTYNTNKYGMIFAPFVGVNHHHQTILFGCGLLSDEKTDSFVWLLNKFLEAMCQGAPNLIITDQDPALTKAISQVFPQTTHRYCLWHILNKFFEKLNPVTFRDHYESIRKAILHSSTDEEFDTSWEAAMYNANLEQHDWLSLMFELRHKWVPAYFNHVFSAGMSSSQRSESSHAFFKRYISSKNSLMDFIIRFNKALRQQRYNELVADHIDMNERPKLQSKWPMESQMVTVYTKKKWLEFQEEMSQSHGYYVQTESVGNEFGIYKVMNFQASSSSKPRVLTHVIQGDDILCSCMKFQFEGIPCRHMLAYFRINQVFHLPDKYILKRWTQAAKNVEFFPTDEQNVVEAPERCLMSRHLRLSYKASALVDIASLTVEGTNFLNAQFDYIGNKMKDLNMTTTVSGGSQCRRATDRAIGIVVPQKIRTKGCGKRLKSSKEKATTQGRKCRGCGRRGVQHDKRNCPNLQDGSNINNKNEEESSDDEDFGSIHGSNNWI, encoded by the exons ATGGATCAATATAGTGGAGATGAACAATCGTACATCCCCCAAGTCGGTGATGATCAGAAACCCCAGATTGGTATGAGATTCGATTCGttagaggatgcattctcattCTACAACCAATATGCCCGAGAATCCGGTTTTAGCGCGAGAATGAGTAATAGCAAGAAAAgtaagaaaacgaacgaaattATATGGAAGAAATTTGTATGCTTTAAAGAAGGGCATACAGATGATATTCGATGGAGCAAACAGACAAAAAATGATCAACCAAGAAAAGAAAGAGCCCGTGGTGAGACTAGAACCGGATGTTTGTCCGAGATTTCAGTTGTCAAGGAACAAACAGGTCCAGGT GGGTTGTCAGTACCTTCATTGAAAGTCATAATCATCCATTATCGACTCCGTCAAAGGTGCATTTGTTACGCTCGCATCGTGGTATTTCTGCATCAAAAAATGTTGAGTCAACAATTTGCAGAAGCCAATGTGCCAACTTGTCAACAAATGAGATTATTTGAGATAGAGTCTGGAGGGCCTGAAAATGTAGGTTTCATAGAAAGAGATATGAGAAACTACGAGCAAAGTGTTAGGGATGAGCATAAGGGTATTGATGCAGAAACATTGGTCGATTTCTTCGAATCTGAGAAAGCAAAGAATTCATTGTTCTTTTTTGTTTATGAGACTGACTCGGACAACAGATTTACCAGGTGTTTTTGGACTGATCATGTGTCAAGAAGGGCATACACTGCTTTTGGTGACGTAGTTGTGTTTGATACTACATACAACACCAACAAATATGGGATGATTTTCGCACCATTTGTTGGagttaatcatcatcatcagaccaTTCTTTTTGGTTGTGGATTGTTGAGTGACGAAAAAACAGATTCTTTTGTTTGGTTGCTTAATAAATTCCTAGAAGCCATGTGTCAAGGTGCCCCAAACTTGATTATCACTGACCAAGATCCTGCTCTGACGAAAGCCATATCACAAGTTTTTCCTCAAACAACACACCGATATTGTTTGTGGCATATACTGAACAAATTCTTTGAGAAATTAAACCCAGTGACTTTCCGTGATCACTACGAAAGCATAAGGAAAGCCATTCTACATTCCTCCACAGATGAGGAATTTGACACTTCCTGGGAAGCTGCTATGTATAATGCTAACTTGGAACAACATGATTGGCTGTcgttgatgtttgagttgcGACATAAATGGGTACcagcatattttaatcatgtatTTTCTGCGGGTATGTCAAGTAGCCAGCGGTCCGAAAGTTCACATGCTTTTTTCAAGAGATATATATCTAGCAAGAACTCATTGATGGATTTTATCATTCGTTTCAATAAGGCACTTCGGCAACAAAGATACAATGAGTTAGTTGCAGATCATATCGATATGAATGAGCGTCCCAAGCTACAGTCCAAATGGCCAATGGAATCTCAGATGGTGACGGTTTACACGAAAAAGAAATGGTTGGAGTTTCAAGAAGAAATGAGTCAGAGTCATGGTTATTACGTGCAAACAGAATCTGTGGGAAATGAGTTTGGGATTTACAAGGTGATGAATTTTCAAGCTTCTTCGTCTTCGAAACCAAGAGTGCTTACACATGTCATACAAGGGGATGATATATTGTGCAGTTGTATGAAATTTCAGTTTGAGGGCATTCCATGCAGGCATATGTTAGCATATTTTCGTATAAACCAAGTCTTTCATTTGCCTGATAAATATATACTGAAACGTTGGACGCAAGCTGCAAAGAATGTAGAATTTTTTCCTACAGATGAGCAAAATGTGGTTGAAGCTCCAGAAAGATGTTTGATGTCAAGACATTTGAGGTTATCCTATAAAGCTTCTGCATTAGTTGATATTGCATCATTGACTGTTGAGGGAACAAATTTCTTGAATGCACAGTTTGATTATATTGGCAACAAAATGAAAGATTTGAATATGACTACAACAGTAAGCGGTGGAAGTCAATGTAGAAGAGCCACAGATAGGGCTATTGGTATCGTTGTTCCTCAAAAAATTAGAACAAAGGGATGTGGGAAGAGATTAAAGTCATCAAAGGAGAAGGCAACCACACAGGGAAGAAAATGTCGTGGGTGTGGACGCCGAGGTGTGCAGCATGACAAGCGTAACTGTCCAAATTTGCAAGACGG gtcaaatattaataataaaaacgaAGAAGAAAGCTCAGATGACGAAGATTTTGGATCGATACATG GTTCTAACAACTGGATTTGA